Proteins encoded by one window of Clostridium bornimense:
- the rplI gene encoding 50S ribosomal protein L9 — protein sequence MKVILLKDVKGLGKKGDVVNASDGHARNFLFPRKLAKEATESNLHVLNNQKDKAMREKQAEIEAAQGLASKLRGKEIKIITKAGEGGRLFGAITSKDIAEEIEKNFDIKVDKKKVVADTIKHLGSYDIEVKLYAEISTKMKVVVCEE from the coding sequence ATGAAAGTTATTTTGTTAAAAGATGTAAAAGGTTTAGGTAAAAAAGGAGATGTAGTTAATGCATCAGACGGACATGCAAGAAATTTCTTATTTCCAAGAAAGCTTGCTAAGGAAGCTACAGAAAGCAATCTTCATGTTCTAAATAACCAAAAAGATAAGGCAATGAGGGAAAAGCAAGCTGAAATAGAAGCTGCTCAAGGATTAGCTAGCAAATTAAGAGGAAAAGAAATTAAAATTATTACTAAAGCTGGTGAAGGTGGAAGATTGTTTGGTGCTATAACATCAAAAGATATTGCCGAGGAAATAGAAAAGAATTTTGATATAAAAGTAGATAAGAAAAAGGTAGTCGCAGACACAATTAAACACCTTGGAAGTTATGATATAGAAGTAAAATTATATGCAGAGATTTCTACTAAGATGAAGGTAGTTGTATGTGAGGAATAG